A window of Campylobacter cuniculorum DSM 23162 = LMG 24588 contains these coding sequences:
- a CDS encoding penicillin-binding protein 1A has protein sequence MRILTYIFSFFLLIIVAGAIYATYLFTLADDKGYTFKEYKPPLTTQIFDINGKLIANIFEQHRFYANYNEFPPRLIEALIAIEDTSFFEHNGVNIDAIFRAVIKIIKSGGKTMEGASTLTQQFIKNTELTPEKTLERKIREALLAYKMETFLSKEEILERYLNFIFFGHGYYGIKTAAQGYFHKNLNELTLKEIAMLVGMPKAPSSYDPTKHLDLSVSRANNVIQRLYSLGWISKNEYDEALNEIPTIYDDTLTQNMAPYVVDEVIKQLSPNFKDLKTGGYKITLNIDLDVQEMARKALQFGYDEIVKRDKDANLSTLNGAIVVVNHQSGGVLALVGGVDYEKSNYNRATQSTRQPGSSFKPFIYQVAINLGYSPMSEVADISRIFEGGAGNNEDWKPKNYGGNFEGIITLKQALTASRNLATINLALDIGIDVIYSKLLQMGFKDIHPDLSLVLGSFGISPLEFSKFYTMFGNNGVIKEPQIIREIADKEGKILLEFPSKEYRVSEEGQSFLVLDMMRNVVEHGTGRNARVNDIEIAGKTGTTNKSVDAWFCGITPEIEALIWFGNDNNKPMKSTEGGARTAAPVFREFLTQYLEKFPDTTRKFNIPSDVRKGLYKGKSEYYTPKSPLPRMNAKFNESEILF, from the coding sequence ATGAGAATTTTGACTTATATTTTTTCTTTTTTTCTTCTTATTATCGTTGCTGGAGCGATTTATGCGACTTATCTTTTTACACTCGCAGATGATAAGGGATATACTTTTAAAGAATACAAACCTCCTCTAACCACACAAATTTTCGACATCAACGGCAAACTCATTGCTAATATCTTTGAACAACACCGCTTTTATGCAAATTACAATGAATTTCCGCCGCGGTTGATTGAAGCTTTGATTGCGATTGAAGATACAAGTTTTTTTGAGCATAATGGAGTGAATATTGATGCGATTTTCAGAGCTGTGATTAAAATCATTAAAAGTGGTGGAAAAACAATGGAAGGAGCTTCAACTCTCACACAGCAATTTATCAAAAACACCGAACTCACGCCCGAAAAAACCTTAGAAAGAAAGATACGCGAAGCTCTACTTGCTTATAAAATGGAGACATTTTTAAGCAAAGAAGAAATTTTAGAAAGATATTTGAATTTTATTTTTTTTGGACATGGATATTATGGGATTAAAACAGCGGCACAAGGGTATTTTCATAAAAATTTAAATGAACTCACTCTTAAAGAAATAGCTATGCTTGTAGGTATGCCAAAAGCACCAAGCAGTTATGATCCGACTAAACATTTAGACCTTTCAGTTTCACGAGCAAATAATGTCATTCAAAGACTTTATAGTTTAGGCTGGATTTCAAAAAACGAATACGACGAAGCCCTTAACGAAATTCCAACGATTTACGATGATACGCTCACTCAAAATATGGCACCTTATGTTGTTGATGAGGTGATAAAACAACTAAGCCCCAATTTCAAAGACCTTAAAACCGGAGGCTATAAAATCACACTCAATATAGATTTAGATGTGCAAGAAATGGCAAGAAAAGCTTTGCAATTTGGTTATGATGAAATTGTTAAAAGAGACAAGGATGCAAATTTAAGCACTTTAAATGGGGCTATAGTTGTAGTCAATCATCAAAGCGGAGGGGTTTTGGCTTTGGTGGGCGGGGTGGATTATGAAAAGAGCAATTATAATCGTGCTACTCAAAGTACAAGACAGCCCGGAAGCTCATTTAAGCCTTTTATTTATCAAGTTGCTATCAATTTAGGATATTCTCCTATGAGTGAAGTGGCGGATATTTCAAGGATTTTTGAAGGCGGTGCAGGAAATAACGAGGATTGGAAACCTAAAAATTATGGAGGAAATTTTGAAGGCATTATCACTCTAAAACAAGCATTGACAGCTTCAAGGAATCTTGCAACAATCAATTTGGCTTTGGATATAGGAATTGATGTTATATACTCAAAATTATTACAGATGGGTTTTAAAGATATTCATCCGGATTTGTCTTTAGTGCTTGGAAGTTTTGGCATTTCACCCTTAGAATTTTCTAAATTTTATACAATGTTTGGAAACAATGGGGTGATAAAAGAGCCGCAAATCATCAGAGAAATAGCAGATAAAGAGGGTAAAATTTTACTTGAATTTCCTTCTAAAGAATATAGAGTGAGCGAAGAGGGACAAAGTTTTTTAGTGCTTGATATGATGAGAAATGTTGTTGAGCACGGCACAGGACGCAATGCAAGAGTTAATGATATAGAAATTGCGGGGAAAACCGGCACAACCAATAAAAGCGTCGATGCTTGGTTTTGTGGAATCACGCCTGAAATTGAAGCCTTAATTTGGTTTGGCAATGATAATAACAAACCGATGAAATCCACCGAAGGCGGAGCAAGGACAGCTGCACCTGTATTTAGGGAATTTTTAACTCAATATTTAGAAAAATTTCCAGATACTACAAGAAAATTTAACATTCCAAGCGATGTGAGAAAGGGCTTATACAAGGGTAAAAGCGAATACTACACACCTAAATCTCCGCTTCCAAGAATGAATGCGAAATTTAATGAAAGTGAAATTTTGTTTTAA
- a CDS encoding DUF2972 domain-containing protein — MQKAHCAVLRIKDCLSYRLGQALIDYDKNGGGLCLLIKKLYHISKTHQRTQRLYKDFISLYPHLKYPALEQCSDYEEALRYKYHLSYLLGQALIKAHKSWYRGGYLKLYTSIKDARKIYKEFKQFIQDHQDFKLNNSSLILIFENKEFINDEEYKNYLTFLLQHLNPKQKQEFIKLLFSLPNSNSLLKEFKELFEEFKDYEALLVVLKHNISFHLQFINNNLTLIKEWLHSKEFKEKYLDTKHPYPSLLNPLKLDYESVDAELAWDMNVPLPRCYEFIFLGNYGAGSAAMQLYLSSCGIHINRRISNNQQRYIDCFKLCKHNQYNALVISGYRFTNDNDKLYFLITKKVPILCIVRDPISVLKPIVNHHETANSYKAFPRNISLKSDYKHLIQGCIKYQHYVKTEQGLKYTASDHPTLANLYAYTEGNHFILKERIDILKNIASEILYFDMEAIKGKNTFKTFNRLKEILHFPSLREEQFYSSKVCVNDILLALPVTLSIPLEYTELKIDILITTYNSIPKNNEFIDLKRQLFNNEVLFEHIVYLVKKEDYSKLINNSKLFNDVKKYLIELTKTLEEQEKIEVNKQFKEKDILEYFRKNKDLRDSFKKIFDKEYAHLKQVRPDIVASWNYYNEFEKICEEFDKH; from the coding sequence ATGCAAAAGGCTCATTGTGCTGTTTTAAGAATCAAAGATTGTCTCTCTTATCGTTTAGGACAGGCTCTTATTGATTATGATAAAAATGGGGGGGGGCTTTGTCTTTTAATCAAAAAGCTCTATCATATCAGTAAAACTCATCAAAGAACTCAAAGACTCTACAAAGATTTCATCTCTCTTTATCCCCATCTTAAATATCCTGCTTTAGAACAATGCAGTGATTATGAAGAGGCTTTAAGATATAAATATCATCTGTCTTATCTCTTAGGACAAGCCTTGATTAAGGCTCATAAATCTTGGTATAGGGGTGGGTATTTAAAACTCTACACTTCAATCAAAGATGCTCGTAAGATTTATAAAGAATTCAAACAATTCATTCAAGACCATCAAGACTTTAAACTCAATAACTCTTCTCTTATTCTTATCTTTGAAAATAAAGAATTCATCAATGATGAGGAATATAAAAATTATCTCACATTCTTACTGCAACATCTAAACCCTAAACAAAAACAAGAATTCATTAAACTCTTATTCTCTTTACCAAATTCAAATTCTTTATTGAAAGAGTTTAAAGAATTATTTGAGGAATTTAAAGATTATGAAGCCTTACTTGTTGTTTTAAAACATAATATCTCCTTTCATCTTCAATTCATCAATAACAATTTAACTCTCATCAAAGAATGGCTTCATTCAAAAGAATTCAAAGAAAAATACCTTGATACAAAACATCCTTATCCCTCTTTGCTTAATCCTTTAAAGCTTGATTATGAGAGTGTGGATGCTGAATTAGCTTGGGATATGAATGTGCCTTTGCCAAGGTGTTATGAGTTTATATTTTTAGGAAATTATGGAGCTGGAAGTGCGGCAATGCAACTTTACTTATCAAGTTGTGGTATTCATATTAATCGTAGAATTTCAAATAATCAACAAAGATATATTGATTGTTTTAAACTTTGCAAACATAATCAATATAACGCTTTGGTTATAAGCGGATATCGCTTTACAAACGACAACGATAAGTTATATTTTTTAATAACAAAAAAAGTTCCAATTTTGTGTATTGTTAGAGACCCTATATCTGTTCTTAAACCCATTGTAAATCATCATGAAACCGCAAATTCCTATAAAGCTTTTCCAAGAAATATATCTTTAAAATCCGATTATAAGCATTTAATTCAAGGTTGCATAAAATACCAACATTATGTAAAAACTGAACAAGGTTTAAAATACACAGCTTCAGATCATCCGACCTTAGCTAATCTTTATGCTTATACTGAAGGAAACCATTTTATTTTGAAAGAAAGAATTGATATTTTAAAAAATATTGCAAGTGAAATTTTATATTTTGATATGGAGGCAATTAAAGGAAAAAATACTTTTAAAACATTTAATAGATTAAAAGAAATTTTACATTTTCCAAGCTTACGTGAAGAGCAATTTTATTCATCAAAAGTTTGTGTGAATGATATTTTACTTGCTCTTCCGGTAACATTAAGTATTCCTTTAGAATATACAGAATTAAAAATTGATATACTTATTACCACTTATAATTCAATACCTAAAAACAATGAATTTATTGATTTAAAAAGACAACTTTTTAACAATGAAGTTTTATTTGAACATATTGTATATTTAGTGAAAAAAGAAGACTATTCTAAATTGATAAATAATTCTAAACTTTTTAATGATGTTAAAAAATATTTAATTGAACTTACTAAAACTTTAGAGGAACAAGAAAAAATAGAGGTAAATAAACAATTTAAAGAGAAAGATATTTTGGAGTATTTTAGAAAAAATAAAGATTTAAGAGATAGTTTTAAAAAAATCTTTGATAAAGAATACGCTCATCTTAAACAAGTGCGTCCGGATATTGTCGCTTCTTGGAACTATTATAATGAATTTGAAAAGATATGCGAGGAGTTTGATAAGCATTGA
- a CDS encoding shikimate dehydrogenase encodes MKFLCVIGDPVKHSKSPRIHNNAIKSLGLDGIYTRYHLQEESELRNLFFKLKLNGANITLPFKEQALKIADIKDKFAQEIGSANTLVLKNNQLYAYNTDATGFLKAIEDFKTIKKALILGAGGTARSIAFALKQREIQLCIANRSKERLEHFKAFQSVVYEDLRDFDFDFVVNTTSAGLNDENLPCDKKILDKILSHSKYAFEVIYGKQTPFLKLCKQYQVEYKDGLLMLLWQGVFAFELFFDIKNQQEKIKSAMLEALNLK; translated from the coding sequence ATGAAATTTTTATGCGTCATAGGTGATCCGGTAAAGCATTCTAAATCCCCTAGAATTCATAATAACGCCATTAAGTCTTTGGGACTTGATGGCATTTATACCCGCTATCATTTACAAGAGGAAAGTGAGCTTCGCAATTTATTTTTTAAACTTAAGCTCAATGGTGCAAATATCACCTTGCCTTTTAAAGAACAAGCCTTAAAAATAGCCGACATTAAGGATAAATTCGCACAAGAAATAGGAAGTGCAAATACGCTTGTTTTAAAAAACAATCAGCTTTATGCCTATAATACCGATGCAACGGGATTTTTAAAGGCGATTGAGGATTTTAAAACCATAAAAAAAGCTTTGATTTTAGGAGCAGGTGGCACAGCTCGTTCTATCGCTTTTGCCTTGAAACAAAGAGAGATACAGCTTTGCATAGCCAATCGCTCTAAAGAGAGGCTGGAACATTTTAAAGCTTTTCAAAGTGTTGTTTATGAAGATTTGAGGGATTTTGACTTTGATTTTGTAGTCAATACAACTTCAGCAGGTCTTAATGATGAAAATTTGCCTTGTGATAAAAAAATCCTTGATAAAATTTTATCCCATTCAAAATATGCTTTTGAAGTGATTTATGGCAAACAAACTCCTTTTTTAAAACTTTGCAAACAATATCAAGTTGAGTATAAAGACGGGCTTTTAATGCTTTTATGGCAAGGAGTCTTTGCTTTCGAGCTTTTTTTTGACATTAAAAATCAACAAGAAAAAATCAAATCCGCAATGCTTGAAGCTTTGAATTTAAAATAA
- a CDS encoding SPOR domain-containing protein, with protein MEKNKNEFDDIILEKSNKNEKIKKILLRIIALVILFLVVMIVMKLINGNDDSTQNNITPPEPLSTQNENSDNNGFENVPITQNDSPEDQFEALRRQIEGENSQTALAENNSSLPDTNFSAPSEEPATPPLNVTEQSTQETPKVQEPTPAPAKPKTQPTQTKKPQAPKEPEKSDTKELFKNVETKPVSKDGLTPGLYVQIFSVNNLDQKSKELAAVKKKGYDYKLYKTSINGREITKVLIGPFDKNNISAELEKIRKDVAKDAFSFTLK; from the coding sequence ATGGAAAAGAATAAAAATGAATTTGATGATATCATTTTGGAAAAAAGCAATAAAAATGAAAAAATTAAGAAAATTTTGCTTAGAATTATTGCCTTAGTTATTTTATTTTTAGTTGTTATGATAGTGATGAAACTCATCAATGGTAACGATGATTCGACACAAAATAACATCACACCTCCCGAACCTTTAAGCACTCAAAATGAAAATTCAGATAATAATGGCTTTGAAAATGTCCCTATCACTCAAAATGATTCTCCAGAAGACCAGTTTGAAGCTCTAAGAAGACAAATTGAAGGTGAAAATTCACAAACAGCTCTTGCTGAAAATAATTCTTCACTTCCGGATACAAATTTTTCAGCACCAAGTGAAGAGCCTGCGACTCCTCCATTAAACGTAACAGAGCAAAGTACACAGGAAACTCCTAAGGTGCAAGAGCCTACACCTGCTCCGGCTAAGCCAAAAACTCAACCGACTCAAACAAAAAAACCACAAGCTCCTAAAGAGCCAGAAAAATCTGACACAAAAGAACTTTTTAAAAATGTCGAAACAAAACCTGTTTCGAAAGACGGCTTAACTCCGGGACTTTATGTGCAAATTTTTTCTGTGAATAATTTAGACCAAAAATCCAAAGAACTCGCAGCTGTTAAGAAAAAAGGTTATGATTATAAACTCTATAAAACAAGTATCAATGGGAGAGAAATCACTAAGGTTTTAATCGGTCCTTTTGATAAAAATAATATCAGTGCGGAGCTTGAAAAAATTCGCAAAGATGTTGCAAAAGATGCTTTTTCCTTTACCTTAAAATGA
- a CDS encoding DUF1882 domain-containing protein, which yields MISSMDLSLIKMISDHYYIKRDKIVRKCEFRGRYFFDKFERVNAPLNANIIRDHAAKKIVVAHDLITRDNKVENIVFDYNGFNAERFWHRAQLILREEGFINFTAYKTKTPGHLHLYIHKGHTALNEGYTLASKLSMMFASKMPIEWRVFPTMDMPRDFNILIVPYEVYQKERGSSWSKHM from the coding sequence TTGATTTCAAGTATGGATTTGTCGCTCATTAAAATGATTAGCGACCATTATTATATTAAAAGGGATAAGATTGTTAGAAAGTGTGAATTTCGTGGTCGTTATTTTTTCGATAAATTTGAAAGAGTGAATGCACCTTTAAATGCTAATATCATAAGAGACCATGCAGCAAAAAAGATTGTCGTTGCACACGATTTAATCACTAGAGATAATAAAGTTGAAAATATTGTTTTTGATTATAATGGTTTTAACGCAGAAAGATTTTGGCATAGGGCTCAACTTATTTTGCGTGAAGAGGGTTTTATAAATTTTACAGCCTATAAAACTAAAACGCCCGGACATTTGCACTTATATATTCACAAGGGACATACAGCTTTAAACGAGGGATACACCTTAGCCTCAAAATTGTCTATGATGTTTGCAAGTAAAATGCCTATAGAATGGAGGGTTTTTCCTACTATGGATATGCCTAGGGATTTTAATATTTTAATTGTGCCTTATGAGGTTTATCAAAAAGAACGTGGCAGTTCTTGGTCTAAACATATGTGA
- a CDS encoding serine hydroxymethyltransferase yields MSLEKFDKEIFELTNKELERQCEGLEMIASENFTLPEVMEVMGSVLTNKYAEGYPSKRYYGGCECVDEIENLAIQRCKKLFNCSFANVQPHSGSQANQGVYSALLNPGDKILGMDLSHGGHLTHGAKVSSSGKIYQSFFYGVELDGRINYEKVREIAHIVKPKLIVCGASAYARIIDFAKFREIANEVGAYLFADIAHIAGLVVAGEHPSPFPHAHVVSSTTHKTLRGPRGGIIMCNDEEIAKKINSAIFPGIQGGPLMHVIAAKAVGFKFNLSEEWKIYAKQVISNAKILAQTLIARNYKLVSDGTDNHLVLMSFLDRAFSGKDADLALGHAGITANKNTVPGEIRSPFVTSGLRLGTPALTARGFKEKELESIANYIADILDDINNTKLQAEIREKLKTLASNFIIYPKAMF; encoded by the coding sequence GTGAGTTTAGAAAAATTTGATAAAGAAATTTTTGAATTGACAAATAAAGAGCTCGAGCGTCAATGCGAGGGCTTAGAGATGATAGCAAGTGAAAATTTCACCTTGCCAGAAGTTATGGAAGTGATGGGAAGTGTTTTGACAAATAAATACGCCGAAGGCTATCCGTCAAAGAGATATTATGGAGGCTGTGAATGCGTTGATGAAATTGAAAATTTAGCCATTCAAAGATGTAAAAAGCTTTTTAATTGCTCTTTTGCAAATGTTCAGCCTCATTCTGGTTCGCAAGCGAATCAAGGCGTGTATTCAGCTCTTTTAAATCCGGGAGATAAAATTTTAGGAATGGACTTAAGTCACGGAGGACATTTAACACATGGAGCTAAGGTAAGCTCTTCAGGCAAAATTTACCAAAGCTTTTTTTATGGGGTTGAACTTGATGGCAGGATTAATTATGAAAAAGTGCGTGAAATTGCCCATATTGTCAAACCAAAGCTTATTGTGTGTGGAGCAAGTGCTTATGCAAGAATTATTGATTTTGCGAAATTCAGAGAAATTGCCAATGAGGTTGGGGCTTATTTGTTTGCTGATATTGCACACATTGCAGGACTTGTTGTAGCAGGAGAACATCCAAGTCCTTTTCCACATGCTCATGTTGTAAGCTCAACAACACATAAGACTTTAAGAGGACCAAGAGGCGGGATTATTATGTGTAATGATGAAGAAATTGCTAAAAAAATCAATTCCGCAATCTTTCCCGGAATTCAAGGTGGTCCCTTAATGCATGTGATTGCAGCTAAAGCGGTAGGGTTTAAATTCAATCTTAGCGAGGAATGGAAAATTTACGCAAAACAAGTCATTAGCAATGCTAAAATTTTAGCTCAAACTCTCATTGCGAGAAATTATAAACTTGTCAGCGATGGCACAGACAATCATTTGGTTTTAATGAGCTTTTTAGACAGAGCTTTTAGCGGAAAAGATGCGGATTTAGCTTTAGGTCATGCAGGAATTACAGCAAATAAAAACACTGTGCCGGGTGAAATTCGCAGTCCTTTTGTTACAAGCGGCTTAAGACTTGGCACTCCAGCACTCACTGCAAGAGGTTTTAAAGAAAAAGAATTGGAAAGCATTGCAAATTATATTGCTGATATTTTAGATGACATTAATAATACAAAATTACAAGCAGAAATTAGAGAAAAACTCAAAACTCTTGCGAGTAATTTTATCATTTATCCAAAGGCTATGTTTTGA
- the lysS gene encoding lysine--tRNA ligase, with amino-acid sequence MFDSILEQQKIDKAKEFKNAGVNPYPHFLKKEYSIQAFKEKFAYILNLTEKRDENQRVSLAGRIKFLRIAGKSIFANIEDQSGVLQIYFNKDTLGEEKYNLFKKNLEVGDIILAKGYAFVTKTGEFSLHISELDLATKAIVPFPEKYHGLTDIEQRYRKRYVDMIINSEVRKDFFIRSRVVSLIRHFFEDKGFLEVETPMMHPIAGGANAKPFKTFHNALGVERFLRIAPELYLKRLIVGGFEAIFEINRCFRNEGMDLTHNPEFTTIEFYWTFHNYKDLMDLTEELFAVLLEQLNLGKIIEFDDKKIDFSKPFERISYKDALKKYGNLSDELIENKEKILIKLKTDGFEVNEKLELGHLQAELFDCYVEDKLINPTFVVDFPVSISPLSRHSDKDESIAERFELFICGKEIANGFNELNNPIEQYQRFLKQIEAKKAGDEEACEMDEDFVNALGYAMPPTAGEGIGIDRLVMLLTNKKSIRDVILFPAMRPLKSELKEENQ; translated from the coding sequence ATGTTTGATAGCATTTTAGAGCAACAAAAAATAGACAAAGCAAAGGAATTTAAGAATGCAGGTGTAAATCCTTATCCGCATTTTTTAAAAAAAGAATATTCCATTCAAGCTTTTAAAGAAAAATTTGCTTATATTTTAAATTTAACAGAAAAAAGAGATGAAAATCAACGCGTAAGCCTTGCAGGGAGGATTAAATTTCTTAGGATTGCTGGGAAATCAATTTTTGCAAATATAGAAGATCAAAGTGGAGTCTTACAAATTTATTTTAATAAAGACACACTTGGAGAAGAAAAATACAATTTATTTAAGAAAAATTTAGAAGTGGGTGATATTATCTTGGCTAAAGGTTATGCTTTTGTAACCAAAACCGGCGAATTCAGTTTGCATATTAGTGAGCTTGATTTAGCGACAAAGGCTATTGTGCCTTTTCCTGAAAAATACCACGGACTAACAGACATAGAGCAAAGATACCGCAAACGTTATGTGGATATGATTATAAATTCAGAAGTGAGAAAAGATTTTTTCATACGCTCTCGTGTGGTGAGTTTGATTCGCCATTTTTTTGAAGACAAAGGCTTTTTAGAAGTTGAAACACCGATGATGCATCCTATTGCAGGAGGGGCAAATGCAAAACCTTTTAAGACCTTTCATAATGCTTTAGGAGTGGAAAGATTTTTAAGGATTGCTCCTGAACTTTATCTTAAGAGATTGATTGTCGGCGGATTTGAAGCAATTTTTGAAATCAATCGTTGTTTTAGAAACGAGGGAATGGACCTTACACATAACCCTGAATTTACAACCATTGAATTTTATTGGACCTTTCATAATTATAAAGATTTAATGGATTTAACCGAAGAGCTTTTTGCTGTGCTTTTAGAACAATTAAATCTGGGAAAAATCATTGAATTTGATGATAAAAAAATCGATTTTTCAAAACCTTTTGAGAGAATCAGCTATAAAGACGCCCTTAAAAAATATGGAAATTTAAGCGATGAGCTCATAGAAAATAAAGAAAAAATTTTAATCAAGCTTAAAACAGATGGTTTTGAAGTGAATGAAAAACTAGAGCTTGGACATTTACAAGCTGAGCTTTTTGATTGCTATGTTGAAGATAAATTAATCAATCCTACTTTTGTGGTGGATTTTCCTGTTTCAATCAGTCCCCTTTCAAGACATAGCGATAAAGATGAGAGCATTGCTGAAAGATTTGAGCTTTTCATTTGTGGAAAAGAAATAGCTAATGGTTTTAATGAGCTTAATAATCCTATAGAACAATATCAAAGATTTTTAAAACAAATCGAAGCTAAAAAAGCCGGCGATGAAGAAGCTTGTGAGATGGACGAAGATTTTGTCAATGCTTTAGGTTATGCGATGCCACCGACTGCGGGAGAGGGTATAGGCATTGACAGATTGGTCATGCTTTTGACGAATAAAAAATCCATTCGTGACGTGATTTTATTCCCAGCAATGCGTCCTTTAAAATCAGAATTAAAAGAGGAGAACCAGTGA
- a CDS encoding Fur family transcriptional regulator, whose product MLIENIEYDVLLERFKKILRQGGLKYTKQREVLLKTLYNSDIHYTPESLYMEIKRNEPDLNVGIATVYRTLNLLEEAEMVTSISFGSAGKKYELANKPHHDHMICKNCGKIIEFENQTIERQQSLIAKEHGFKLTGHLMQLYGICSDCNHKAKVKI is encoded by the coding sequence ATGCTGATTGAAAATATAGAATACGATGTTTTATTAGAAAGATTTAAAAAGATTCTTAGACAAGGTGGGCTTAAATACACCAAGCAAAGAGAAGTTTTACTTAAAACCTTGTATAATAGCGATATACATTACACTCCTGAAAGTTTATATATGGAAATCAAACGCAATGAGCCGGATTTAAATGTTGGCATAGCAACGGTTTATAGAACTTTAAATTTGCTTGAAGAAGCTGAAATGGTAACTTCTATCTCTTTTGGTTCAGCGGGAAAAAAATACGAACTTGCTAATAAACCTCACCACGATCATATGATATGTAAAAATTGTGGTAAGATTATAGAATTTGAAAATCAAACCATCGAAAGACAACAATCTTTAATCGCAAAAGAACATGGTTTTAAGCTCACAGGACATTTGATGCAACTCTATGGAATTTGTAGCGATTGCAATCACAAAGCAAAGGTAAAAATATAA
- a CDS encoding CvpA family protein, giving the protein MNFYWFDVFILGFTLLLGLKGILNGLIKEAFGLLGIVGGVFIASKYSNQAALFIQDTFYKIQNESLASFVGFLALLILFWIFCLLFGNLLSKMVKLSGLGFLDRLGGFLFGGVKVFLIFAILVFCISRINFLNEKLENFAKDSYTLSLLKNAGSYIMNQPLAEKGLQNLHEEVKENLQELNSDLNHTQEEL; this is encoded by the coding sequence ATGAATTTTTATTGGTTCGATGTGTTTATTTTGGGTTTTACTTTGCTTTTAGGACTTAAAGGCATTTTAAATGGCTTGATTAAGGAAGCTTTTGGACTACTTGGTATCGTAGGAGGTGTGTTTATTGCTTCAAAATATTCTAATCAAGCAGCCTTATTTATACAAGACACCTTTTATAAAATACAAAATGAATCTTTAGCATCTTTTGTAGGATTTTTAGCCCTTTTGATTCTTTTTTGGATTTTTTGTTTATTATTTGGAAATCTTTTATCTAAGATGGTTAAATTGAGTGGTTTAGGTTTTTTAGACCGCTTGGGAGGATTTTTATTTGGCGGAGTAAAGGTTTTTTTGATTTTTGCAATTTTGGTTTTTTGTATTTCAAGAATTAATTTTTTAAATGAAAAATTAGAGAATTTTGCAAAAGATAGTTATACCTTGAGTTTGCTAAAAAATGCGGGTTCTTATATAATGAATCAACCTTTGGCTGAAAAAGGTTTGCAAAATTTACACGAAGAAGTTAAAGAAAATTTGCAAGAATTAAATTCTGATTTAAATCATACTCAAGAGGAGTTATAA
- the gatC gene encoding Asp-tRNA(Asn)/Glu-tRNA(Gln) amidotransferase subunit GatC, which produces MQIDEKLLSKLEKLSALKINDEKRNELVNQLSEIVNFVEKLNELDLSSLQATINTIEGGTPFRKDEVKSSEVIDEILKNAPKTNGHFFAVPKIIE; this is translated from the coding sequence ATGCAAATTGATGAGAAATTATTAAGCAAACTTGAAAAATTAAGTGCTTTAAAAATCAATGATGAAAAAAGAAATGAGCTTGTTAATCAATTGAGCGAAATCGTCAATTTTGTTGAAAAACTTAATGAGCTTGATTTAAGTTCATTGCAAGCTACAATCAATACAATCGAAGGGGGAACACCTTTTAGAAAAGATGAGGTTAAAAGTAGCGAAGTTATTGATGAAATTTTAAAAAATGCTCCAAAAACTAATGGGCATTTTTTTGCGGTGCCAAAGATTATAGAGTGA